In Hahella sp. KA22, one genomic interval encodes:
- a CDS encoding chemotaxis protein CheW yields MQGGEDIQLLVFRLDDRPYAVELARVRKVFRAAAINPLPLGPRVICGVLNMRGRPVPVADLRLRLGLPSRVTALEDRFLWVSADAMDLILTCDSVDGVSVFPRSTMLDGAEIPERPPVLKGVVCLPDGVLYINDPDTLLNLREKEELAYALAEHDE; encoded by the coding sequence ATGCAGGGCGGGGAGGACATTCAGCTGCTTGTCTTTCGTTTGGACGACAGACCTTACGCAGTTGAATTGGCGCGAGTCAGGAAAGTGTTCAGAGCGGCGGCCATCAATCCGTTGCCCTTGGGGCCGAGGGTGATATGCGGCGTGTTGAATATGCGCGGACGCCCGGTGCCGGTGGCGGATTTGCGATTGCGCCTGGGATTGCCGTCTCGGGTCACGGCGCTGGAGGACCGCTTCCTGTGGGTGAGCGCCGACGCCATGGACTTGATTCTGACCTGCGATAGCGTTGACGGCGTGAGCGTATTTCCTCGCTCCACCATGTTGGACGGCGCAGAGATTCCGGAACGGCCTCCGGTGCTGAAGGGGGTCGTCTGCCTGCCTGATGGCGTGCTTTACATTAACGACCCCGACACTTTGCTCAACCTCAGGGAAAAAGAGGAATTGGCGTATGCGCTCGCTGAGCATGATGAGTGA
- a CDS encoding HAD family hydrolase, translated as MNLSGVKGFIFDLDGTLVDSRLDFDAMRRELGFPEGKPILEHLETLDDPDAVAQAWAVVEAHEIAGARAATWMPGARELLMSLRELDIPVAILTRNMRKATRIAIEALGIPVELALTREDCKPKPHPEGLLRIAATWGLACGELIYVGDYIFDLQAARNANMIACLYLNERNHIYQEHADCVIRAFDELSPRR; from the coding sequence ATGAACCTCAGTGGCGTTAAAGGATTTATCTTCGATCTGGACGGCACCTTGGTGGATTCCCGTCTGGACTTTGACGCCATGCGGCGAGAACTGGGTTTTCCTGAAGGAAAGCCCATTCTTGAGCACCTGGAAACACTGGATGATCCTGACGCCGTCGCCCAGGCCTGGGCGGTGGTGGAAGCTCATGAAATCGCCGGAGCGCGTGCGGCGACCTGGATGCCGGGAGCGAGAGAACTGTTGATGTCGCTGCGGGAACTGGATATTCCGGTGGCGATTCTGACCCGTAATATGCGCAAGGCCACCCGGATCGCCATTGAGGCGCTGGGTATTCCCGTCGAACTGGCCTTGACTCGCGAAGACTGCAAACCCAAGCCGCATCCGGAAGGACTGCTGCGTATCGCCGCAACCTGGGGGTTGGCCTGTGGCGAACTGATCTATGTCGGCGATTACATCTTTGACCTGCAGGCGGCCCGCAACGCCAACATGATTGCCTGTCTTTACCTTAACGAACGCAATCACATCTATCAGGAACACGCAGACTGCGTGATCCGCGCTTTTGACGAATTATCACCCCGTCGCTGA
- a CDS encoding DUF4156 domain-containing protein yields the protein MRKATLVLIATTLMASGCSWVSLTPEGETVKVAKRNEVANCQKLGTTTSNGVSRVGILSRDEKVIFEELSTLARNEAASLGGNTVVPDSEISIDGRQRFAIYQCPY from the coding sequence ATGAGAAAAGCAACGTTAGTATTGATTGCGACGACCTTAATGGCCTCCGGGTGTTCGTGGGTTTCTCTGACGCCGGAAGGCGAAACCGTTAAGGTGGCCAAGAGAAATGAAGTGGCGAATTGCCAGAAACTGGGCACGACTACGTCCAATGGCGTCAGCCGCGTGGGCATCCTGAGCCGCGACGAAAAAGTCATTTTCGAAGAGCTATCCACATTGGCGCGTAACGAAGCGGCGTCTCTGGGCGGCAATACTGTCGTTCCTGACAGTGAAATCTCCATCGACGGACGTCAGCGTTTCGCTATCTATCAGTGCCCTTACTGA